CAGGCGACGGCGGGCAGACCGGTACGGCGGGCAGCGTCTCCGCTCCGCAGACCCCGGGCGGGGGTGAGCGGGGCGGCGTCCTCGGCTGGCTGGACCGGCACGTCGGCAACTTCCTGCGCGGTCTGGTGCGCACGGGCGAGCACGCCGGGGACTTCGTCGCCAAGCTCGACGACGTCCTCACCGGCGAGAAGGACTGGTCGGTGTCCGCGCTGGCGGCCAGCGCGCTGGGGACGGTCGGCTCGGGTGTGGGCGCGGTCTACGACGGCATCACCGGCGAGAACCACCACTGGTTCGAGGAGGGCCGGGGCGTGGCGGGGACGCCGGTCGCGGCCCCCACCGACCCGACGGCCGCGAGCCAGTACTCCCCCGTCGTGGCCCGCCCGCACGACCTGCCGTCGCTCATGCAGGGCGTCACCGACTCCTACCAGGTGGGCAGCGCGCCGGGCAGCAACGGCGACGTGCGGATCACCCGGGTCGACAACGGGACGGGCACGCCGGCGTACGTCGTGTGCATCCCCGGCACCGAGAGCTGGAACCCGTCGGCCGGCGCCACCGGACGCGACCTCACGGCCAACCTGGCCCTGGTCGCGGGCAACCCGTCGGCGGCGGCGGAGTCGGTGCGGGCGGCCATGGACCAGGCGCACATCCCGCCGGGCTCGCCGGTCATGCTGGTCGGGCACAGCCAGGGCGGGATCATCGCAGGCACGCTCGCGGCCGACCACTCGTTCGTCGAGAAGTACGGCGTGACCAACGTGCTCACCTACGGCGCGCCGATCGACCACCTGCGCATCGACCCGTCGGTGCAGGTGCTCCAGGTCCAGCACGCCACCGACATCGTGCCGCGCCTCGACCTCGGCGGCCTGCAGACGGGGAGCACGCCGTTCCCGAGCACGCAGGCGGGCGTCGTGCTCGACAACCCGGGCCACTTCTGGGACGCCGCGACCAACCACAGCTACGTCGAGTACGCGAACTCGGTGCGCGACGAGCTCGGCGCGAACACGCCCGAGGGCGAGATCCTGCGGCAGTACCAGTCCTCGCTCGGCCGCTTCTTCGTCGCTCCCGGCGGGACGGTGACCGCGGTCGACGTGCCGGTGAGCCGCGCGCCCCAGCCGTGAGCCGGTGATGATGGAGCCGTGAGGCTCATCCCCCGCCGCCGGCGCGACCCGGACCAGATCGCCGCCGCCGTCTCCGAGGCGCTCGGCCAGCCGGTGCAGTACAACCACCTGCAGTACAAGGCCGGCGCCCTCTCCGGCACCATCGACGTGGCCGACGTCGCGGCCTTCGAGCGGGCCCTGCGCGCGGCGTACACGACCCTGCACGAGCTGATCGGCGACGACGTCGAGCGGGTGGTGTTCTACCTCGCCGGCAGTACGCCGACCGCGCAGCCGGTCTCCGCCGGAGCGCTCGGGCTGCCGACACCACCGAGCGGGCACGACCTCGCCCAGCGGTTCGGGTAGCCCCGGCGGGCCCGTTCACCGCAGCGCGGCGACCGCCCGGCGCAACCCTCTGGCAACCACCCGTCGCCAGCCTGTTCAGTGCGGACTAGCGTGACGAGTGACACCCCGGACGAGGAGAGCGCACCTGTGACCAGCACCGAGGAGACCCTGTCCAACCTGTCCAAGGAGGACCGCCGGTTCGAGCCGCCCGAGGAGCTGGCGGCCGACGCGAACGTCCGGGCCGAGGCCTACGACCGGGCGGCGCAGGACCGGGAGGCGTTCTGGGCCGAGGCGGCCGAGCGGCTGCACTGGGACCGCACGTGGGACCAGGTGCTGGACTGGTCGAACCCGCCGTTCGCGAAGTGGTTCGTCGGCGGCACCATCAACGCGGCGTACAACTGCCTGGACCGCCACGTCGAGAACGGTCTCGGCGACCGGGTCGCGCTGCACTGGATCGGCGAGCCCGAGGACGACACCCGCTCGGTCACCTACGCCGAGCTCAAGGACGAGGTCTGCCAGGCCGCCAACGCGCTCACCGAGCTCGGCGTGCAGAAGGGCGACCGGGTCGCGATCTACATGCCGATGATCCTCGAGACGGTCGTCGCGATGCTGGCCTGCGCGCGCATCGGTGCGCCGCACACCGTGGTCTTCGGCGGCTTCTCCTCCGACGCCCTCGCCACCCGGGTCGTCGACTGCGGGGTCAAGGTCGTCATCACCGCCGACGGCGGCTACCGCCGCGGCGCCCCCTCGGCGCTCAAGCCCGCCGTCGACGAGGCCCGAGCCAAGGTCAAGGAGCAGGGCGGCGAGGTCGAGAAGGTCCTGGTGGTCAAGCGCACCGGCCAGGACGTCGACTGGGACG
This genomic window from Nocardioides anomalus contains:
- a CDS encoding PGAP1-like alpha/beta domain-containing protein, with amino-acid sequence MATLLKHEAEAQDQVSGDGGQTGTAGSVSAPQTPGGGERGGVLGWLDRHVGNFLRGLVRTGEHAGDFVAKLDDVLTGEKDWSVSALAASALGTVGSGVGAVYDGITGENHHWFEEGRGVAGTPVAAPTDPTAASQYSPVVARPHDLPSLMQGVTDSYQVGSAPGSNGDVRITRVDNGTGTPAYVVCIPGTESWNPSAGATGRDLTANLALVAGNPSAAAESVRAAMDQAHIPPGSPVMLVGHSQGGIIAGTLAADHSFVEKYGVTNVLTYGAPIDHLRIDPSVQVLQVQHATDIVPRLDLGGLQTGSTPFPSTQAGVVLDNPGHFWDAATNHSYVEYANSVRDELGANTPEGEILRQYQSSLGRFFVAPGGTVTAVDVPVSRAPQP